GGGACTAAATCCCTGTTTGGTTCCAGGGACTAAACAGCATTTAATGTCCTGTACAATGACCACATTGCCTCTAATCATTGCTACCCCttccatttttccttctttgccTCCCCACGCAGGCAAGAATAGCACACGCCCGAGCCCAAATCCATGGCAGCAGGAGCGGCGCGCGGggtggccgggggcggcggtggggcgggaGCGGCAGGTGAGAACCAACGGCGGTGGGGCAGGAGGGGCAGCGGTGGGGTGGGAGCAACGGCGGTGGCTGGGGACGGGTGCGCCGGCGGCAGGGATGGCGCAGGGGGTGTGCGGAGGAAGGAGGATGCGGAGGAAGGAGGATGCGGGGGGCGTGCGGATGCGTGCAATGGGGGAGGCAAATAGACAAGCATTCAACGAGGGTAGGAGGTGTCCATGGTACCTTTTAgcccccataagcaaccattTGGTGGcttatggactaaactttagaggttaaagtttagccaaaTAAGCAGGGGTGAAGGTTTAGgggctaaaatggactaaagtttagtccctaaagCAAGAGGTGTCCCCTAAGTAGTCGGTAGAAAATGACGCAAAGATTGCCATTAGACACACCATGATAGTCGAGGTAGACAACGAAAGAGAGGATCGAAAGGTCACAGAATGGAAATGGAAATGAGCATCCAAACTTTGTAACACAAGATATCTGAAATATCCAATACATTTTTGCTAGATTATCCGTGTTATTGGGTTATCACTTCCTAGATTACCCTGTTATTTGTATTCAGGTTATTTCATATTATGTTTTTTAAATGAAGGGATAAGCTAATGGACATTTAGGTAGACTCTTCGTGAATGAAAGGTGGCAAGGCAACTGATGACAATACCATCGGCAAGGTGACGATGACTacgacggcagcggcgaggaGGCTGCGGCGCGGTGCTGTGGAGCAGTGGAGCTAGTCCCTGATCCGACGTTCTAGACAGTTATGCAGTGGCCATTTTTTAAGCAGAAATCTTGGACTTTGGAATTTACTTGTAATAGATTAATACTCcattcatcccaaattactatttgtcggatttagtagctcgGCAGTCCATCAGGAGTTGCCTAAGTGGTTGATTTGCAGGCAGAAAGGATCGTGAGATCAAAAACTTGAaagtgatcacgagaacacgaaggtttagacaggttcaggcttcTGTAGAGTAACACCTTACGTCCTGTATTCTGATGGTTTGTACTGCTTGAGAATTAAGATGTGTtgggatgccctcgggaggcgcccttgACCGCCTTATATAAGCTGACGATCTAAgattacaagtcagtttgaaccTAATCTACTCGtgttacatggaaggtgatctgagtcggattacaatatgtATCTCGCAATATCCGGATTGATTCACCTAGCCTCCTtgcttgtgctccaagtatgtTCAAGTCCTTGGCCCACACATTCTGGTCGAgcggacccacttgtcaggactaGCCAGTATCCTAATCGGTGAGGATCCATGAGGTACCCATATCTCTCACTGTTTTGTTTTGGGTTTTATAGATTCATAACTTTGATATGTATCTAGACGTATAATGTATCTAGGTACACGTCGCTAAGTATAGAAAAATGAATAggaatttgggatggagggaggtACATGTCGCTAAGTATAAAAAAATGAATAggaatttgggatggagggagtagttgtaAACCAGACGATGATTTTGCATACTAACATTTATGCAGTTGAAGTACTACTGCCGTAAACAGACAGAAGAACTCCCTTATGTACAGACATGGAAACGGACAGTGTGAAATACTGAAATATACAGATCTATGTTCCCACGTTCAAAGCCCAACGAAATATACATATTCCGGTAAACGAGTCAAAGCATTTCAGCTTGACAGCGACCTACTTATATCTAGATACCTTAGACTTCAGTTACTACCTTCACACCTTCCATCCTCTCCTGGAATCCTAGTCACACCGAGTGTGTCTGAAAATGAGAGATGGATCAAAACTTATCAGTCACATTGTGCAAAAAGAATGCTGCATTACAGGGGGCAAAAACAAGAAGCAAAATGCAGGAACCCATAATTGAGAAGTCTGGACGTGGGAACAGGAACAAAAAAGATATCTAAGCAAACCGGTAAAAGATGGCTTTTTTTCGCCGTGCCAATTTGTGTGGCACAAATTATAGCACAAGAAATCCAAACACAGTGTATATGATTTTCTTTCACCTAGAATATTTTGTAAAGCAACCCCATAATACATCAAACAAAACAGTGACCTGCTAATGCAGGTTGTAACTGTTATAATCAACATATCAGAAAGTTCAAATAAACAGAACAGAGAACAGGCCCACAGAGGTCAGTTGGTGATCAAAACGAAAGCTATGCAATCAAAGCACGCTACATCTAAGGATACATATTTATTGTTCATTGGAGTATTAGACATTAACTGGCTCCTGAAAACGATTTGATTATGACTTGGATTCCTCAGCTAACGAAATAAAAAggaacaacaaaagaaaaaccagTTATGTCGCTGTTTTTAACGTGGTATTACAATGTATGCAAACATTGCAAATTATATAGAGTGAGATATGGCTATGATCCAGACTCCTAAGTTGCAGATGAAAGCTAGTGGAACaagatatatcatatatgccTATGTCACTTCATCATGCAAAACTTAACATGCATCTTTGGGTATTGTCGAGAGTTCGAACTGCTTAGGCATACAAGCTCTTGCTAAGAACATCAGTAAACAGCAGGTTGTCCGCTGATAGCACACAAGGCCTTAATGAACCATCAAAGCACCAGAGCCAGTGTCACGTGAAGACTGCCCATTataacacacacacaaaaaaaaacatctagGCCATTTTTGGTGTCCACAAAGAAAAAGGTAACTAAATCACAACAGTATTCAACTAACAGTAAACGTCCAGTGGAAACTAACAATCTAAATGCCAAAATGTAATGTCTCACATCAGTACTAAAACCAACTATAAAGCCATTGTTTAGTTTGCATCATGTATCGAAGCACTAATACACAATTAATTCAGAGACCCATGCAAGAGCAAAACAATGTCACCGTAATAGTCATTAGCATGCACTGACAGACCGTAATTGACACATGTGGTCATAGGTCGGTTAAATACAGCAAGAGAGTTCCTAGCACAGGAAGATGGAAGGAGATGTAATCATACCTAAGAGGACGATGTGAAGTCCCTGGAAAGTCCTTCATTCTCAATGGTGTGCAGGCGAGCCTCTTCTTGTACGATGTCAGCTTCAAGAGAGACCTTGGCAATAGctgaaaaatgtaaaaccatgTATAAGCAAGCAACATATATATCCTGGTAGATTGCATTGGATAACTATCAACGAATTATCCAAACACCCAGGACCCAATACCTTGACGGGAGCTTTCATCAGAAGCAACGGAAGACTCGGATTCGGCATCAGAGTCTCCAACAAGGCGAAACTCGACAACTGACTTGAAATCTTCCCATGGCTTCACCCAAACCTTTGCTCTGTACAGACTCTTCTTTCCAGCATCAGCTGCCTCCAATACCAGGTCATGCAGAGTCCCAGTCACGACCTGCCGCTTCGATTTCAGCACCCTTGTAAACTCCAAAGCAGAACCCTGCACAAGGAAATTCTCCGAACATTATGTAGAACTCAGGAGAAACGAGGTGTACATCCATGGAGTGATCATCTTACTAATATGAGAAAACACTGCTAACTTTTCGAGTGACGTCCCAATAGACTAATTGAGAAAAATCTCAAAGTTCAATTTCTCCATTGAATAATACTATGAGGCAAGGGACAAATGGCTAGGCACTGCACATGTGGCTCATCATATGTTTCCACAAACAGTTCAATGAACTAGAGAATTAAACTATTAGATCTCGAAACTTGGTTCTAGTCCTCAACTGGGACCAAGTTTAATAACTCCTGCAAGTCGGTGCAATTGAAGCCCGTTGGCGAATTCATGGACCTAACTTTTTCCCCTCTCTCTCGAGAGGGTTTCATTGACCTAATTGGGTGATGTCACCTTGTAAGTCAATGCAATTCACTCGTCGTACATAAGAGTTCACACCAACGGAAATTGGGTGTCGACACGAGGGGAGAGCGCGGGGAGGCGAACCTGGTTCTTGTTGTGGTGGGCGACGGCGAAGCGCGCGGCTTCCTCGGCCTCGGCCCGCtcgcggagcgcggcgagcacgcCCTGCACGAGGCCGCTCTCGTCCCCGCCGAGGTGGAACCCGGAGACCGCAGCGGCGGAGGCCAagaggagcacggcggcggagagggaggcgcgGCGAGGCGTCATCGTGGCAGCTAGCATCTCCTCCGATCCCGAGCTAGCTAACCTACCAGCAGCTTGGTTGGTTCGCGTCGGCGTGTGGCGCTTGGCTGCTGCTCTGCCCGACCTCGActgctcgtgctcgtgctcTCGCTTTTGCTTGGGAAGGTGGGGAAAGCGAGCCGGGTGGGGGACTGGTGGGGGCAGGTTGGCGTGGGGGCGACAGCGACGCGTGATCCGATCGGAGCCGTCAGCGCTTCGGGATCGGGCGGCGGGGTGCTGACAAGGAGCCCGACGCGCGGAGGCCAGCTTGTCTTCTTCCGGTCTATGGGCCGAGCCCAACTGCCGAAGCGTGTCTGCGTTGCGCGTCGCCCGCGAATGAGCCGTCAAGCGACCGGGCTGTTGCCCTCGtctccggcggcgccaccgcgtcACGGACGCGCGCCACCGCAGTCCAACCCCCTGGTCCCTTGTACTCCCTCCGCAGTTCGCATCGGAAGTAGACGTGGGAATGGGTGTCCGAAACCCGAAACCTGATggatttttctctatttttaaACTCATGGATCTGTTAATGGGTAAAATATCAGACCCATCGGGTTTGCGGGCGTGGGTCTGGGAATGCAGTACCCGAACCCGTAAACCTATGGATTTTTTAAACCCGGTCCATCGTACCAAAGTAGCCCATCTCAGCCCATAATACCCCATTGTTTCTTGACTGGTCTGGCCCATTTACTGCTAGATAAAAGGCCACACATTGGCCATCCAAACCCTAACCAGCTAATCCTCACCTCACCCGACCCTCCGATTCCCCAGCAGTCCCGGCGGCGCATCTACATCTCGCGCAAGTGTTGAGCGCCGCCGTGCGTAGGGACTCCAAGCGCGCTAGGCGCTGGGCGCCTCGGCCTCCCTCCTCCCGCTCTGACCCTGCTGCGTCCTCCTGCCCTCCCATTCCCGTCCCTCACTCAAGAGTCAAGAATCCCGCCTCCTGCTGCATCTCAAGCACGCGCGCAcacattcttttttctttctgtaGTTGatgagaagaacaagcagcttGCCACGTTACTGTAATTGATTTGTTGATTGTGAACTTGCAGTACTGCATGCTGGTTGCTATATGGTTGTCAAATGTCGACTTGTCGTTTTACTTTGTTGCCATTTAGGCATCGACCATTTACCTGGTGGTTTGATTTTGCTCAAAATGAGCCGAACAATGAACCTGGTAGCTTTAGTTCTTGATTATGTACGCCACTGATGATCTATGCATTTGCATATTGAACCTGGTAGAATATGTATGCCTATAAATGTATGCTGCCTATAAATGTATGCTGTCCAGACTATGACTATTGCCTTCTGTTAACGGGCACGGGCGACCCGTGTGTGCCCGTTAACCCGACGGGCATGGGTTTTTCGCAAAAATTTAAACCTATGACGGTTCGGGCGGGTTTTATATTCGTAGGTATGGGTTTGGGACGGCAAAACTCAGTGGTGTGCCGGTTGCCATCCCACATCAGAAGCttcttgtgattttttttttcttgtgaacTCGAAGCCACAACTTGTCACTGTGATTTTGAGCTCTGGAGCTCTATCAGAATGTTTATGAGAGTTGATTATCAGAATGTGTTGGTGTACTGTGTGTATTAGGgtccaataggcccatgtaagacatctatatagctaccctctagggttagcccataatctatccATTACCTTCTAATATGGTATCAGTTAGGGTTAGTGTTTCCTGgtgaccggccgccgccgccggccggcgccatggccggcgactccttcccccctcccctctcctctttcccctctctccttccctcgtgggcgcaggtggcggccgccgaccggcctcctgcggccgcggctctggccgtcggggcgggccctgccgccgccgccgccgacggggcggcggacggcgcggaTCCCGCAGCcgacggggcggcggacggcgcggatcccgcagccgccgccgccaccgccgccgccgccgctgccgctgcggctCGCCGCGCGGGCGAGTGCGCGGGCGCGCAggccggcggggacgccgctgccgccgccgccgccgctgccctctACCCGACGCCTCCTGCCCCTGTTTTTCAACCGGGGGTGGGGGGCTGCTGCCCCTATTTTTACAGGGGTGGCAGCTGCTCCTGTGGGGGGAGGGGCTGCTCGCCTACCTTtccccgccccgcctcctctACCACCTCCGGATGGGAACCTCGTGACAgccctcgtcgctgcccgggctgccgctgccgagggACAGGCGCGCCTGCGCGCGGCAGCCCTGgcctgggagcgggagcgggatgcggccgacatcttggcccgtcagatcgccgaggcggagcagctcctcacgatgtcccacgacagcacggccacctcctccggctccggtgctccccgtccgcctgtggtggcctggaccgatccggccgatccacttgtcgcacagctccactaccaggccgggggtgtccagaacatcaagagcttggtccccgtcgtcctcgaccctgagtcgccctcctacgcccgctggcgggacatggtcctgctcattctccgccgttacgccctcgacgaccacgtcctcaccgacaccttccctgcggcccggacagctgcgtgggttcgcctcgacagcatcgtcctgtcgtggatcctggggaccatctccctcgacctccacgatctcgttcgcggcacccccgacaccaccgcccgccgggcctggctggcgctcgagggtcagttcctgggcaacgccgaagcccgggcccttcgtctcgatgcgagcttccgcaccttcgtccagggcgacctctccgttggtgagttctgccggaagatgaagaccatggcggactccctcggggaccttggctgggccgtggaggaccggatcttggttctcaacgtTCTTCGCGGCCTTAGCGACcgctacgcccacctccgcacctggatcacccggcagcgacccttccccaccttcctccaggtccgggatgatcttgtcatggaggagcttactcagggcatccagcccgggtcccttcctgcgccggggtccgcgtcttcctcgaccgcgcttgctgtgactccaccgccacgaccctccgcttcgccaccgtcgtcccttcttggtcctccccctcctgggccgagcgggggtggggggggccgtggcggccgccgtcgccgtggtgggggacgtggtggggggcgcggtgggggcacacCGGCGGGCACACCGGCGCCTCCACGGGGTTCTCCCTGACCGTCCTTTACCCACCCATGGTCAGGGCGCATCTCTATGTGGCCTTTCCAGGCCACCGGCGAGCCTCGTCCACCggccgccatgctcgctggcgctgtcccagctgctcagttcgcgtcgccgtgggctcctcctcagtttgcgtcgccgtgggctcctcctcccggggcCTCGCCTGGGCCTGTCGGATGGGACCCGACTGCCTTGGCACGCTCCTTCGGCACCATGGCCCTGACTCCTCCAGTCGGTCAGGACTGGATCGCAGACTCGGGTGCCACCTTCCATACTACACCCGACCCTGGTATACTCACTTTCgttcaccctccttcttcctcccacccctcgtccatcatggtcgcaaatggttcttgtcttcctgtcacctccgtgggtactgctcacactcccggttcttttcgagtttctgatgttcttgttgctccctccatggttcacaaccttctttctattcgccgttttaccactgacaattcctgttctgttgaatttgactcttctggtcttactgtgaaggatgtggctacccggcgacctcttctccgctgtgacagcaccgggcccctttactccctccgatttcctgcgtccacttcttccgcttcgccctccgcttcttcagccGCTTTTGCCGCcacagcttcttccactacatggcaccggcgtcttggtcatcctggccgtGCTGTCCTGACACAGCTTAGTCGTAGTTCCGATATACCATGTACTCGGGCTCCTGCtgagcacctgtgtcaggcgtgccaactaggccgtcatgttcgacttccttttcctacctcttcttcacatgcgacccatgtATTCGACCTTGTACATTACGATCTATGGACATCTCCTGTTCTAAGCATTTCTGGCTACAAGTACTATCTTattgtggttgatgatttctctcattattcttggacttttcccttgcgtgccaagtctgatacttttcccacacttctccacttcttcgcttgggtgtccactcagttcggtctcaccatcaaggccgtccagtgtgacaacggccgcgagtttgataacaccacctcatgtgccttcttcctctctcacggcgtgcacctacgcatgtcgtgtccctatacctcctcccagaacggtaaggctgaacgcatgattcgtaccacgaacgacaccatgcgctctcttctgttccagtcttctctccctgcccctttttgggctgagagtcttcacacctccacctatctccttaaccgcctcccttctgttgcctgccccgctcccactccacaccacgctctcttcggtacctccccccgttacgatcaccttcgggtcttcgggtgtgcgtgttatcctaacaccgcagccaccgctcctcataagctggctcccgttcgactcagtgtgtcttcctcgggtactccccggatcacaaggggtaccgttgctttgacctctcttctcggcgggtcctcatctctcgccacgtggtgtttgacgagtccgtcttcccttactccaccaccaccccacctccttccacctccgaccctgatctctcctccctgtttcccactgacccggtggaccagccaccgctaccgttctgtcctgcaggtactgctccgccgtggttctcctcgggctcgacgtccaccggtactgtccctgaccctgcgcccagcacgggttcgacggtgccggcctctggtgctgcttcttccccttcgccctgcgcgggaccggtggcaccgcccgcagcacctgctgtccggtttgcgcagcccgtccgcgtctaccagcgccgggcgcggccggctccactggacctgcagccggccccgccaccgccgtcgccgcctcagtcatcgccggtggactcttctccgccggcaacgcctacaccaccaccacctccaccggccccgactgcccgtgtcgcgccgacggtgtaccatccgcctctcctacaccgacacccgcgtcacgttcaccctatggtgacgcgacttgcggctggtaccctgcagccccgggctctttcagcgatgcccggcgcgccgcaggtttctcctgtaccctcctccgtccgtggcgccctgtcggatcctcactggcgccgcgcgatggaagaggagtacgcggcgctcctcgccaaccagacttgggatctggtgccccgtccgcctggctccaatgtcgtcaccggcaagtggatctggactcacaagcggcgggctgatggtactcttgagcggtacaaggctcgctgggttctccggggtttcactcagcgccctggtgtcgactacgacgagacgttcagtccggtggtcaagccagctactgtccggactgttctctcactggctctctcccgctcctggcccgtgcatcagctcgacgtcaagaacgccttcctgcacggcactctgactgagactgtttactgcagccagccagcggggtttgttgactcttctcggcctgatatggtCTGCCGGCTCCACAAgtcactttatggcctcaagcaggcccctcgagcttggtattcgaggtttgctgcctacctcctgacgctgggctttgtggaggccaagtccgatacttcgctgttcatttatcaccatggagctgagactgcttatctactgctctatgttgatgacattgtcctcactgcctccagtccgtccctcctacggcggatcatcacctcgcttcagcaggagttcgctatgaaggatctgggtgtgctccatcattttcttggggtcactgttgagcctcgtcaggccggcctctttcttcaccagcagcagtatactcttgatatcctggagcgagctgggatgactgactgcaagccctgctccactccagttgatactcaggccaagttgtccgaggccgccggcactcctgtgacagatgctactgcataccggagtctggctggggcccttcagtacctcaccttcaccaggccagatatcacttatgcagttcagcagatttgccttcacatgcatgatccccgagagccccatctcactgctctgaagcgcttactccgttacctccggggcactgtggactacggcctccttcttcaccggtctccctccactgagcttgttgtctacaccgacgctgactgggccgggtgtccggacactaggcgctctacctccggctacgccgtctttttgggcggcaacctggtgtcctggtcgtccaagcgtcagccggtggtctcccgctccagtgccgaggcggagtaccgcgctgtcgctaacggcgtggctgaggcatcctggcttcggcagctccttgtcgagctccacactccttcttcccggagcactcttgtctactgcgacaacgtcagtgcggtgtacctctccaccaaccctgttcagcaccagcggaccaagcatgtggagattgaccttcacttcgtccgggatcgggtcgccatcggcgatgttcgggtcctccacgtcccgaccacctctcagtttgctgacatcttcaccaagggcctctcgtcacccgccttcaccgagtttcgctccagcctcaacatcacctgtggctagttgcgtctgtgggggggcttgtgtgtgtgcctttcttttcatgtccagtctgcaactccgctgcgttggtagttcagactgcgggggagtgttggtgtactgtgtgtattagggcccaataggcccatgtaagacatctatatagctaccctctagggttagcccataatctatccATTACCTTCTAATAGAATGTTTATGAGAGTTGATTCTTTGAGAGGAGTGATTTGTGGTTGGAAGTGATTCTTTTTAATTAAATTATTAAAATCGGGATGAAGAATCACTCTACAAAATTAGGAAAAACCAGCTTCCAGCCTTTCACATTTCAGAGAATCGCTTCTCTCCGGAAGCTttaccaaacgcaccctaagataATACACACCCTAAGATAATGAGCTTACCAGTCCGAAGCTCCTATAAGAGGTGGGGTTCGGTGAAGGAAATTTCTAGATAGCTTTACAAacaaaattcttttaaaaattTGTAAAAAGGCTTGTTCGAACCTATGACCTCCGGACCGGTCATAGACCACAACCGCGCTAGGTCCACCCTTCTGTAACAAGATAATGACATTTCAATTTTTACAAGTTATGTCACGCTTGGGATACAGAGCCTCATAGTCCTAGGACTTATGCATATGGAGTGTTTTGCAAATACACAAATATACTCTCTCACTCCCTGTAACACGATAAACTTGTTAACACCGTTACCATATGATatctaagggtgtgtttggttgcatacaccacatgatgcatacatagatgatcctggatgggatggttcaaccaatttgcttgtaccatatagttcactct
This sequence is a window from Setaria italica strain Yugu1 chromosome III, Setaria_italica_v2.0, whole genome shotgun sequence. Protein-coding genes within it:
- the LOC101784289 gene encoding cysteine proteinase inhibitor 3, translated to MLAATMTPRRASLSAAVLLLASAAAVSGFHLGGDESGLVQGVLAALRERAEAEEAARFAVAHHNKNQGSALEFTRVLKSKRQVVTGTLHDLVLEAADAGKKSLYRAKVWVKPWEDFKSVVEFRLVGDSDAESESSVASDESSRQAIAKVSLEADIVQEEARLHTIENEGLSRDFTSSS